Genomic segment of Pseudomonas sp. DY-1:
TCCTCGGCCTGCTCGGCGAGGATGCCGGACAGCGCCAGGCGTCCGCCGGCTGCCACGAGGCTGGTGATCTGCGGCGCCAGCGAGACCAGCGGGCCGGCAAGGATATTCGCCACTACCACTTCGGCGGGTTTGGCTGGAAGGTCGGCCGGCAGGTAGACCGGGAAGCGCGCCGGGTCGATGCCGTTGCGCGAGGCATTGTCGCGGGAGGCTTCCAGGGCTTGCGGGTCGATGTCGGTGCCGACTGCCTGGCGCGCACCCAGGAGCAGCGCGGCGATGGCGAGGATGCCCGAGCCGCAGCCGAAATCCAGTACTTCGCAGCCGTCGAGGTCCTGGCCATCGAGCCATTCCAGGCAGAGGGCGGTGGTTGGATGCGTGCCAGTGCCGAACGCCAGGCCCGGGTCCAGCAGGAGGTTCACCGCGCCCGGCTCGGGGGCGTCGTGCCAGCTCGGTACGATCCACAGGCGGCGGCCGAAGCGCATGGGCTGGAAGTTGTCCATCCAGCTGCGTTCCCAGTCCTGGTCTTCGATGCGCTCGATCTGGTGCTCCGGTAGCGCGCCGCCGGTCAGCAGTTCCAGGTGCGCCACCAGGTTGGCTTCGTCGGTATCGGCCTCGAACAGGGCGAGCAGATGGGTATTGGACCAGAGTGGGGTGGTCCCCAGGTCCGGTTCGAAGATCGGTTGATCTTCGGCGTCCATGAAGGTTACCGAGACAGCGCCCACTTCCAGCAGGGCGTCCTCGTAGGTTTCCGCCTGTTCCGGGGTGATGGCGAGTCGAACTTGTAACCAGGGCATGACGGGACCTCTTGAAAATTCAGCGTGCACATGCGGCAGGCGCGCAAGCTTACTTGAGCACAGGCCGGAAAAACACAAGGGCCGCCATATGGCAGCCCCTGTGATCGTGGATCAGGCACCCTGAATCAGTGCTTGTCCATGCCGAGTTTCTTTTCCAGGTAGTGGATGTTGATGCCACCCTTGCAGAAACCCTTGTCGCGAGTGAGGTTGCGGTGCAGCGGGATGTTGGTCTTGATGCCGTCAACGACAATCTCGTCCAGCGCATTGCGCATGCGCGCCATGGCTTCGTCGCGGTCCTTGCCGTAGGTAATCAGCTTGCCGATTAGCGAGTCGTAGTTCGGCGGAACCGCGTAGCCGCTGTACAGGTGCGAATCGACGCGAACGCCGTTGCCGCCTGGGGCGTGGAAGTAGGTCACCTTGCCAGGGCTCGGCATGAAGTTGTCCGGGTCTTCGGCGTTGATCCGGCATTCCAGCGCATGGCCACGGATGACGACGTCGTCCTGCTTGATCGACAGCTTGTTGCCAGCGGCGATGCTGAGCATTTCCTTGACGATGTCGATGCCGGTGACCATTTCGGTGACCGGGTGCTCCACCTGCACGCGAGTGTTCATCTCGATGAAGTAGAAGCGACCGTTCTCGTAGAGGAACTCAAAGGTGCCAGCGCCGCGGTAGCCGATTTCGATGCAGGCCTGGACGCAGCGGTCCAGTACTTCGGCGCGGGCCTTCTCGTCGATACCCGGGGCTGGGGCTTCTTCCAGCACCTTCTGGTGGCGGCGCTGCAGGGAGCAGTCGCGGTCACCCAGGTGGATGGCATTGCCCTGGCCGTCGGACAGGACCTGGACTTCGACGTGGCGCGGGTTGGTGAGGAACTTCTCCAGGTAGACCATGGAGTTGCCGAACGCGGCACCGGCTTCGGTGCGGGTCAGCTTGGCCGACTTGATCAGTTCTTCTTCCTCGTACACCACGCGCATGCCGCGACCACCACCGCCACCGGCGGCCTTGATGATCACCGGGTAGCCCACTTCACGGGCGATGGCCAGCGCGGTTTCCTCGTCTTCCGGCAGCGGGCCGTCGGAGCCCGGCACGGTCGGTACGCCGGCGCGCTTCATGGCGTCCTTGGCCGATACCTTGTCGCCCATCAGGCGAATGGTGTCGGCTTTCGGGCCGATGAAGGCGAAACCGGAGTTCTCCACCTGCTCGGCGAAGTCGGCGTTCTCGGCCAGGAAGCCGTAACCCGGGTGGATAGCAGTGGCGCCGGTTACTTCGGCGGCGCTGATGATCGCCGGGATGTTCAGGTAGGACTGGGCTGCCGAAGCCGGGCCGATGCAAACGGTCTCGTCGGCCAGGGACAGGTGCATCAGCTCACGGTCGGCCGTGGAATGCACCGCCACCGTCTTGATGCCCAGTTCCTTGCAGGCGCGCAGGATGCGCAGGGCGATCTCGCCACGGTTGGCGATCAGGACTTTTTCCAACATCGCAGGCTCTCCGCGGTTCAGACGATGGTGAACAGCGGCTGGTCGTACTCAACCGGCTGACCGTTTTCCACGAGGATGGACTCGATCACGCCACTGGCTTCGGCTTCGATGTGGTTCATCATCTTCATGGCTTCGACGATGCAGAGGATGTCGCCTTTCTTCACGCTCTGGCCGACTTCGACGAAGTTGCCCGAGGTCGGGGAGGCGGCACGGTAGAAAGTGCCGACCATCGGAGAGCGCACGACGTTGCCGTTCAGCTTCGGTGCTGCCGGTGCAGCGGCTTCAGCTGCGGCGACCGGAGCGGCAGCGGCAACAGGTGCTGCTACCGGTGCCGGGGCGGCGGCGTAAACCGGCTGGGCCGCGAAGGCCTTGTTGCTGTGACGGCTGATGCGCACGGACTCTTCGCCCTCGCGGATCTCCAGTTCGTCGATACCGGACTCTTCCAGCAGTTCGATCAGTTTCTTGACTTTACGGATATCCATTAATCATCAACTCCCAAGGGGTGAGGTCAGGGGCGTTCAAGGTGTTCTAGCGCCGCGTCCAGGGCCAGGCGGTAGCCGGTGGCACCCAGACCGCAGATCACTCCTACTGCAACGTCGGAGAAGTAGGAGTGGTGGCGGAAAGGTTCCCGTTTGTGCACGTTGGACAGGTGCACTTCGATGAATGGGATGCTCACTGCGAGCAATGCGTCACGTAGGGCGACACTTGTATGCGTGAAAGCAGCAGGATTGATGATGATGAAGTCCACTCCTTCACCGCGGGCCGCATGAATCCGGTCGATGAGTTCGTACTCGGCATTGCTCTGCAGGTACATCAGGTGATGGCCGGCCTCGCGAGCGCGGCGCTCCAGGCCCTGGTTGATCTCGGCCAGGGTCGTGGCCCCGTACTTATCGGGTTCGCGGGTGCCCAGCAGGTTGAGGTTGGGGCCGTGCAGGACGAGCAGGGTGGCCATGCTGTTTGTTCCTTATTGGAGGCCAGGCGGCACTATGCCGGACAGCGGAAAAGGCTGTCCAGTTGCCGACAGTAATCGACAAGATGCCCGGTGTTTGCGGCAAATATATGACGTTGCATGCGTCAGCGCGACGCATTCGCCTGTTGCAGACGGGCGGCGAAGGCCTTGGCATCGACTTCACCTACGACACGCAGATCGGCCAATTCGTCACCCTTGCCGTTGAAGAACAGGATGGCCGGCGGCCCGAACAGCTTGTAGCGATCGAGCAGGGCGCGTTGTTCCGGATTGCTCTCGGTCATGTCGAAGCGGATAAGGCGGTAGCCGCCCAGCTGCGAGGTAACCTCCATGGCGGTAAGGACTTCACGCTCGATCACCTTGCAACTAATGCACCAGTCGGCATACCAGTCCAGCAGCAGCGGCTGGCCAGAGCCTTTGGCCTCTGCGAGGACCCCGGTGAGTTCCACCGGAGTCTTGATCGTTTGCCATGCTCCGCTGGCCGGGGCGACGGACGGCGCACCAACCAGGTGCGCACGGCCGAGCGGACGCAACGGATCGGATTCTCCCTTGAGGGCGCCCGACCAGGCAGCCACTGCGTAGACCAGCAGGACCAGTCCTGCCAGTTGACCCAGGCGCTCGCGCGGAGCCTTGGGGGTGAATTCCAGGGCGCCGAGGAACAGCGCAACGCCGCCGGCAAGCAGGCCCCAGAGGCCCAATGCCAGGGGGCCGGGCAGGACGCGTTCGAGCATCCATACCGCTACCGCCAGCAGCAGCACGCCGAAGGCATTGCGTACGCTGACCATCCACTGGCCTGCCTTGGGCAGCAGGGCACCGCCGCCGGTGGCGAACAATACCAGCGGGGCGCCCATGCCCAGGCCGAGGGCGAAGAGCTTGAGGCCGCCTCCCAGGGCGTCGCCGCTTGCACTGATATAGAGCAGGGCTCCGGCCAGCGGCGCAGAGACGCAGGGCGAGACCAGCAGGCTGGAGACCACGCCGAGCAGCGCGGCGCTCCAGATCGAGCCACCCTTGGTGCTGCCCGCCAGCGAATCCAGCGGGCCGCTGATGAAGCGCGGCAGGCGTAGTTCATAAAGGCCGAACATGGCCAACGCGAAGAGGGTGAAGAAGCCGGCGAAGGGCACCAGTACCCAGGGCGACTGCAAGCGTGCCTGCAGGTTGAGTTCGGCGCCGAACAACCCCATCAGCGCACCCAGCAGGGCAAAGCAGGCGGCCATCGGTAGGATGTAGGCCAACGAAAGCGTCAGGCCGCGTCCGCCGCCTGCCTTTCCGCGCAGTACCACGCCGGAAAGAATCGGCAGCATTGGCAGCACGCAGGGCGTGAAGGTCAGACCGAGGCCCGCGAGGAAGAACAGGGCCAGTTCGTGCCAGCCCCAGCCTGTGCCGGCGGTGCTGCTGCCCAAGGAGTCAATGCCGCTGCTGGCGCCACCCTCAGCCAGTTTGATGACCTCGGTCTCTGGCGGATAGCACAGGCCCTTGTCGGCGCACCCCTGGTAAGTCACTCGCAACTCGGTGGGGGCCTTGCGTGACGGGTCCACCGGCAGGTTGACGTCGGTGACGCCGTAGTACACCTCGACGTCGCCGAAGTACTCGTCGGTCTTGTGCTTGCCGGCCGGCAGCACGGGCTGGCCCAGGCCGCTGTCGGCGGGCTCTGCGCGGAACTGGAAGCGGTGACGATAAAGGTAATAACCCTCGGCATTGGTGAAGCGCAGCTTCACCGAGGTGGGGCTGCTTTCCACGAGGCTGAGGCGGAAGGCCTCGCGAACCGGCAGGAAGTCTCCGCTGTTATTGAGGGAGGCACCCAGGGTCGGGCTCGGGCGGTTGTCCAGCAACCCTGCGGCGGCGGGCAGGGCCACCAGCAGAAAGATCAGGCTCAGCAGACGGCGCATGGAGGTCTCTTGGGGCGGAAAACGCTCGCATCATAACGGACCTCGACGGCTTCCTGCAGGCTCCGGGCTGTAAGCGGTTTTGTCCTCAGAGCGAAAGGTCGTGCGGACGGTGCCTATAGGCATGATGGACTTCCGTACGCCACGCGGAATCGTCGGGCGATTGAATGGGCGCGACAATAGTTCGCGCCGTTTCGTCAGACGCGGAAGGCCTGCACGGCCGTGTGCAATTCACCCCCCAGGCGCAGCAGGCGTTCGCCTTGGCTGCGGCTTTCGTCAATGCGCGCGAGGTTGCTGCCGCCGAGCTGGTGGATCTGTTCGCTGTGGTCGCGGATTTCGCTGACTGCGCCGCTCTGCTGGGCAGTGGCGTCGGCAATCCGTTCGGCCATGCTGGCGATCGTGCGAATCGCACTGACCACTTCCACCAGTGCGCCGTCGGCGGCGGCGGCCTGTTCGGCGCTGGCTTCGGCATGTTCGACCTGGATACGCATGGCGTCGACCGATTGCCGTGCAGCCTGCTGGAGGCGAGCGATCAGCTGCTGGATTTCAGCCGTGGCCCCCGCAGTGCGCTGGGAAAGGGAGCGCACTTCCTCGGCGACCACTGCGAAGCCGCGGCCCATTTCACCCGCCCGAGCGGCCTCGATGGCGGCGTTGAGCGCCAGCAGGTTGGTCTGCTCGGCGATGCCACGGATCACCGTCAGCACCTTGTCGATGGTTTCGGTCTCTTCCGCCAGGCGCTCCACGGCCTGGGCGTTGTTCTGCACTTCGCCCACCAGTTGGTGAAGTCCGGCCAGGCTCTGGTCGATCACGCTCTGGCCCTGTTCCACGGCCAGACCGGCATCGCGGCTGGCATCGGCGGCCAGGCTGGCATCGCCGGCCACCTGTTGGATGGTGTTTTCCAGTTCGCCCAGGGCATCGCGGATCTGTGCGGTGCCGCCCGCCTGGTCCTCGGCGCCGGCGTGGAGTCCGTTGTTCAGCTCGG
This window contains:
- the prmA gene encoding 50S ribosomal protein L11 methyltransferase is translated as MPWLQVRLAITPEQAETYEDALLEVGAVSVTFMDAEDQPIFEPDLGTTPLWSNTHLLALFEADTDEANLVAHLELLTGGALPEHQIERIEDQDWERSWMDNFQPMRFGRRLWIVPSWHDAPEPGAVNLLLDPGLAFGTGTHPTTALCLEWLDGQDLDGCEVLDFGCGSGILAIAALLLGARQAVGTDIDPQALEASRDNASRNGIDPARFPVYLPADLPAKPAEVVVANILAGPLVSLAPQITSLVAAGGRLALSGILAEQAEEVRTAYAGAFDLDPTAEKDGWVRISGVRR
- the accC gene encoding acetyl-CoA carboxylase biotin carboxylase subunit, translating into MLEKVLIANRGEIALRILRACKELGIKTVAVHSTADRELMHLSLADETVCIGPASAAQSYLNIPAIISAAEVTGATAIHPGYGFLAENADFAEQVENSGFAFIGPKADTIRLMGDKVSAKDAMKRAGVPTVPGSDGPLPEDEETALAIAREVGYPVIIKAAGGGGGRGMRVVYEEEELIKSAKLTRTEAGAAFGNSMVYLEKFLTNPRHVEVQVLSDGQGNAIHLGDRDCSLQRRHQKVLEEAPAPGIDEKARAEVLDRCVQACIEIGYRGAGTFEFLYENGRFYFIEMNTRVQVEHPVTEMVTGIDIVKEMLSIAAGNKLSIKQDDVVIRGHALECRINAEDPDNFMPSPGKVTYFHAPGGNGVRVDSHLYSGYAVPPNYDSLIGKLITYGKDRDEAMARMRNALDEIVVDGIKTNIPLHRNLTRDKGFCKGGINIHYLEKKLGMDKH
- the accB gene encoding acetyl-CoA carboxylase biotin carboxyl carrier protein yields the protein MDIRKVKKLIELLEESGIDELEIREGEESVRISRHSNKAFAAQPVYAAAPAPVAAPVAAAAPVAAAEAAAPAAPKLNGNVVRSPMVGTFYRAASPTSGNFVEVGQSVKKGDILCIVEAMKMMNHIEAEASGVIESILVENGQPVEYDQPLFTIV
- the aroQ gene encoding type II 3-dehydroquinate dehydratase, which translates into the protein MATLLVLHGPNLNLLGTREPDKYGATTLAEINQGLERRAREAGHHLMYLQSNAEYELIDRIHAARGEGVDFIIINPAAFTHTSVALRDALLAVSIPFIEVHLSNVHKREPFRHHSYFSDVAVGVICGLGATGYRLALDAALEHLERP
- a CDS encoding protein-disulfide reductase DsbD, producing the protein MRRLLSLIFLLVALPAAAGLLDNRPSPTLGASLNNSGDFLPVREAFRLSLVESSPTSVKLRFTNAEGYYLYRHRFQFRAEPADSGLGQPVLPAGKHKTDEYFGDVEVYYGVTDVNLPVDPSRKAPTELRVTYQGCADKGLCYPPETEVIKLAEGGASSGIDSLGSSTAGTGWGWHELALFFLAGLGLTFTPCVLPMLPILSGVVLRGKAGGGRGLTLSLAYILPMAACFALLGALMGLFGAELNLQARLQSPWVLVPFAGFFTLFALAMFGLYELRLPRFISGPLDSLAGSTKGGSIWSAALLGVVSSLLVSPCVSAPLAGALLYISASGDALGGGLKLFALGLGMGAPLVLFATGGGALLPKAGQWMVSVRNAFGVLLLAVAVWMLERVLPGPLALGLWGLLAGGVALFLGALEFTPKAPRERLGQLAGLVLLVYAVAAWSGALKGESDPLRPLGRAHLVGAPSVAPASGAWQTIKTPVELTGVLAEAKGSGQPLLLDWYADWCISCKVIEREVLTAMEVTSQLGGYRLIRFDMTESNPEQRALLDRYKLFGPPAILFFNGKGDELADLRVVGEVDAKAFAARLQQANASR